A stretch of the Bacillus sp. FJAT-18017 genome encodes the following:
- a CDS encoding winged helix-turn-helix domain-containing protein, with protein sequence MDITLEQQKLISTPLRVKIIYLLSEQAMTAKQVADELGKTAGSIHYHIQQLFKGGILDLTETKENKGIVEKYYRSKATHFNLKERSEGTKPMGVTTKGISLEFTEEELKEFEDDFDSLLEKWLKRTVAHKNGRASYDLSLVFKKLLPGEEV encoded by the coding sequence ATGGACATAACCTTGGAACAGCAGAAACTAATATCAACACCTTTACGTGTGAAAATTATCTATCTCTTAAGCGAGCAGGCAATGACGGCTAAACAGGTTGCTGATGAACTAGGAAAAACAGCTGGGAGCATCCACTACCATATTCAGCAGCTTTTTAAGGGAGGGATTCTGGACCTAACAGAAACTAAGGAAAATAAGGGGATTGTCGAGAAATACTACCGCTCAAAAGCAACACACTTTAACTTAAAAGAGCGCAGTGAAGGAACGAAGCCAATGGGAGTTACCACAAAAGGCATAAGCCTCGAATTTACGGAAGAAGAATTGAAGGAGTTCGAAGACGATTTTGACTCCCTTCTCGAAAAATGGCTAAAGAGAACCGTGGCTCATAAGAACGGAAGAGCATCTTATGATCTTTCATTAGTATTCAAAAAACTATTACCTGGAGAGGAAGTATAA
- a CDS encoding MFS transporter — translation MKQAVKRNLFLFVPAKMVAVLGSSIYGFAIGLYILEQTGSSLNFAITLLMSALPRVLLSPVAGALADRYDRKKIIIFSDFGCAIWLGIILVLFTFVTQDIWLLYIASAILTTLNTFYSNAVTSTIFNMVGPDNIQKAMSLNQSAASMSAILGPVLGGAFFGFMPITTFMAINIAAFSISGILSLFIRYNLFAEKKDLTERTGFFQDLKEGFIYVRNEPFIKHLIFFAIWLNFWFTAFPVALPYLVLVVRNMPSYQLGIIEGSFSVGTLLMALILSVRPEIKKKEFAILSGITGMSIALILMGLPSLPVASGIPNTAIFIYLIALVLISSSLSMVINMPIFVLLQKKTPDELRGRVMSLLETGASGMTPVGLILFGVLFEILPAWMLMAISGAAILLLVTYHVWKKTFSRYLREDSVPAQSGL, via the coding sequence TTGAAACAAGCAGTTAAAAGAAATTTATTTCTTTTCGTACCTGCTAAAATGGTCGCGGTTCTCGGCTCCTCAATTTACGGCTTTGCAATTGGACTTTATATTCTTGAACAAACCGGCTCAAGCCTCAACTTTGCCATTACATTGTTAATGTCGGCTCTTCCAAGGGTTCTTCTCTCACCTGTTGCAGGGGCTCTAGCAGATCGGTATGACCGAAAGAAAATTATTATCTTTAGCGACTTTGGCTGTGCCATATGGCTAGGGATAATCCTTGTCCTTTTTACCTTTGTTACACAGGATATTTGGCTGCTGTATATAGCTTCAGCAATTCTTACTACATTAAACACCTTTTATTCCAATGCAGTCACATCCACAATTTTTAATATGGTTGGTCCAGATAATATCCAAAAGGCAATGTCACTGAACCAGTCCGCCGCTTCCATGTCCGCCATCCTCGGCCCGGTTCTTGGCGGTGCCTTTTTCGGTTTTATGCCAATCACTACCTTCATGGCAATAAATATTGCTGCCTTTTCCATTTCAGGCATTCTCAGCTTGTTTATCCGGTACAATCTCTTTGCCGAGAAAAAGGATTTAACAGAAAGAACTGGTTTCTTTCAGGATTTAAAGGAAGGCTTTATCTATGTTAGAAATGAACCGTTCATTAAGCATCTAATTTTTTTCGCAATTTGGCTGAATTTTTGGTTTACAGCCTTTCCAGTTGCCCTGCCTTATTTGGTCTTAGTCGTTCGCAACATGCCCTCGTATCAATTAGGAATTATCGAAGGTTCGTTTTCAGTAGGGACTCTCCTAATGGCTTTAATTTTGTCTGTCCGGCCGGAAATTAAGAAGAAAGAGTTTGCGATCCTTAGCGGTATAACAGGTATGTCCATTGCATTAATACTTATGGGTCTTCCCAGTCTCCCAGTAGCTTCAGGCATACCCAACACAGCCATATTCATATACTTAATCGCCCTTGTCCTAATTAGCTCTTCTTTATCGATGGTCATAAACATGCCTATCTTTGTCCTGCTGCAGAAGAAAACCCCGGATGAACTTCGGGGACGGGTGATGTCTCTATTGGAAACTGGAGCAAGCGGGATGACACCGGTAGGGCTTATTTTGTTCGGTGTTCTATTTGAAATTCTTCCCGCATGGATGTTAATGGCCATCAGCGGAGCAGCAATCCTTCTCCTGGTTACTTATCACGTCTGGAAAAAAACATTCTCACGTTACCTGCGTGAAGATTCTGTTCCTGCCCAATCAGGACTGTAA
- a CDS encoding GGDEF domain-containing protein, translating into MKNKFETFSSLKRTIYLWIIPCLLVSLLLNNFLQNSSGNEHIVGTVINTVLIVWFSISWLLLYKNQLRLVESVSVIIVSLYHIITFYDAVNKVILEAGENSLGDFIIWMPVIMMYIFVSTRRKYSLIVAFTILGLTLIPGILNAGKISAEAMDSFIQYYVATIVYIVMLYFTQYLFGVYKELAAAKRDAYTDSLTGIANRHQIDTWLEGCIENCSYSNNAFSVAFFDIDHFKAINDRYGHHVGDEALKEIVSLIEKNLGAGELFGRWGGEEFIVIIQKPEKEAVILAEGLRKVIETHEFKVVGKITSSFGIAGYKKGDTIVSLLDRADKALYTSKQLGRNKVYLHEAPAG; encoded by the coding sequence ATGAAGAATAAATTCGAGACGTTTAGCTCCTTAAAACGCACAATATATTTATGGATCATTCCCTGCCTCCTCGTTTCATTGTTATTAAATAACTTCTTGCAAAACTCGTCAGGCAACGAGCACATAGTCGGAACTGTAATCAACACTGTTCTTATCGTGTGGTTCAGTATTTCCTGGTTATTATTGTATAAAAATCAACTTCGCCTGGTTGAGTCTGTAAGTGTAATTATAGTAAGCCTTTACCATATAATTACGTTCTATGATGCAGTTAATAAAGTTATTTTAGAAGCCGGGGAAAACTCGCTTGGAGATTTCATCATTTGGATGCCAGTCATTATGATGTACATTTTTGTTTCGACTAGAAGGAAATATAGTTTGATAGTCGCATTTACAATTCTTGGGCTTACATTAATACCAGGCATACTAAACGCGGGTAAAATCTCGGCAGAGGCTATGGACTCGTTTATCCAATATTATGTTGCAACTATTGTTTATATAGTCATGCTTTATTTTACACAGTACCTTTTTGGTGTATATAAGGAACTGGCTGCGGCAAAACGGGATGCGTATACGGATTCCTTGACCGGGATAGCAAACCGCCATCAGATAGATACTTGGCTAGAAGGATGTATTGAGAATTGCTCTTATAGTAATAATGCTTTTTCTGTGGCATTTTTTGATATTGACCACTTCAAAGCTATTAACGATCGATATGGACATCATGTAGGGGATGAAGCGTTAAAGGAAATTGTCTCCTTAATTGAAAAGAATCTTGGTGCAGGTGAGCTTTTTGGAAGATGGGGAGGGGAAGAATTTATCGTGATCATTCAAAAACCTGAGAAGGAAGCGGTCATTCTTGCTGAAGGGCTGCGCAAAGTAATTGAAACTCATGAATTCAAGGTTGTTGGAAAGATTACCTCCAGCTTTGGGATTGCAGGATATAAAAAGGGCGATACGATTGTCAGTCTTTTGGACCGGGCTGATAAAGCTCTTTATACATCAAAACAACTTGGGAGAAATAAAGTTTATTTACATGAAGCACCGGCTGGATGA
- a CDS encoding iron-sulfur cluster repair di-iron protein, ric: MSEQVRTFSEVVVDYFPKLDLYSGAIIRAHGNNHPEAFAVRALFEGMNEKVKKAGTNKPNLEAEFTQLRNITDNYMIPGDVCETYACSRK; encoded by the coding sequence ATGTCAGAACAAGTGAGGACCTTTAGCGAGGTTGTCGTTGATTATTTTCCGAAGTTGGATTTATACTCTGGTGCGATCATCCGTGCCCATGGTAACAATCACCCGGAGGCTTTTGCAGTTCGTGCTCTATTTGAAGGAATGAATGAAAAAGTAAAAAAGGCTGGCACAAACAAACCCAACTTGGAAGCGGAGTTTACTCAGTTGCGCAACATTACAGATAACTACATGATTCCTGGAGATGTATGTGAAACGTATGCATGCAGCCGTAAATAA
- a CDS encoding heavy-metal-associated domain-containing protein, with amino-acid sequence MQKAVIQLETLSCPSCMQKIENAVKGLRGIKQESVTVLFNSSKVKADFDSETLMIGDIEKAIEELGYPVIKSKVKSS; translated from the coding sequence GTGCAAAAAGCAGTCATTCAATTAGAAACATTATCTTGTCCATCTTGTATGCAAAAAATTGAGAATGCTGTAAAAGGATTGAGGGGGATCAAACAAGAAAGTGTAACGGTATTATTCAATTCTAGTAAAGTGAAAGCAGATTTTGATTCAGAAACATTGATGATAGGAGATATTGAAAAAGCTATTGAAGAGTTGGGCTATCCGGTCATCAAATCAAAGGTAAAATCCTCATAA
- a CDS encoding heavy metal translocating P-type ATPase — protein MLRFVLGRKNLITLISGIFIVLGLISNFALDNTILFTWSFIIASIFGAAPIAIQAYQALKVKVVSIDVLVTIAVIGAFLIQNYEESAIVTFLFLFGSFLEQRTLNKTRSAIKELTEMAPESAWKRVDNGEFEEVDVDEVDEGDILLVKTGAKIPVDGTVIIGEGHVNEASITGESVPVNKAIDSEVFAGTILENGTIQIRADRVGEDTTFGKIIELVEEAQDSKSEAERFIDRFSKYYTPAVLVLAFIVWLFSRNIELAITILVLGCPGALVIGVPVSNVAGIGNGARNGILLKGSEVINDFSRVDTMVFDKTGTLTAGTPEVAESEYYGENSKELLGYLASVERESDHPLAKAVIKDIGEITTYPVEETEVVRGSGIVAKVNGRRVAVGNVTLMEREKIEFSQKAKLDLKRFEENGNSLVLTAIDGKVEILMGIRDQIRAGVSEELQTFKDSGVKNLVVLSGDNQGTVDLVARELRLTEAHGHMLPEDKSAYIKKMQTEGHIVAFVGDGVNDSPSLALANIGIAMGSGTDVAIETSDVVLMNSNFSNLSHALGLTKATASNMKQNIAIAVGVVLVLLVSVFFSEWMNISIGMLVHEASILVVIVNGMRLLRYRLGGKRTVGEA, from the coding sequence ATGCTAAGGTTTGTATTGGGTAGGAAGAATCTAATTACGCTGATTAGTGGAATATTTATTGTACTTGGACTAATAAGCAATTTTGCTTTAGATAACACGATTTTATTTACTTGGTCATTCATTATCGCTTCCATCTTTGGAGCGGCGCCAATTGCCATTCAAGCATATCAAGCCTTAAAAGTAAAAGTTGTCAGCATTGATGTGTTAGTCACCATTGCCGTTATAGGAGCTTTTTTGATACAAAACTACGAAGAATCCGCAATTGTTACTTTCTTATTCCTATTCGGTTCTTTCCTGGAACAACGCACATTAAACAAAACAAGATCTGCCATCAAAGAACTTACAGAAATGGCACCAGAAAGTGCGTGGAAGCGAGTGGATAATGGCGAATTCGAAGAAGTGGATGTTGATGAGGTGGACGAAGGAGACATTTTGCTTGTTAAAACCGGGGCAAAAATTCCTGTTGATGGGACAGTTATAATCGGAGAAGGCCATGTCAATGAAGCTAGCATCACAGGTGAATCAGTACCAGTGAATAAAGCAATTGATTCTGAAGTTTTTGCAGGGACCATTTTGGAAAATGGAACAATTCAAATTCGGGCAGACCGGGTCGGAGAAGATACAACATTCGGTAAAATCATTGAATTGGTAGAAGAGGCTCAGGACTCCAAGTCAGAAGCAGAGCGATTCATCGACCGATTCTCCAAATATTATACTCCTGCAGTTCTAGTCCTGGCATTCATCGTTTGGCTATTCTCACGGAACATAGAACTGGCCATAACCATTTTGGTTTTAGGATGCCCTGGTGCGCTGGTTATTGGGGTACCCGTTTCAAATGTTGCGGGTATCGGAAATGGTGCGCGTAATGGCATACTCCTAAAAGGCAGTGAAGTTATCAATGATTTCAGCAGGGTGGATACAATGGTATTTGATAAAACAGGCACATTGACTGCAGGAACCCCTGAGGTAGCGGAAAGTGAATACTATGGAGAAAACAGCAAGGAACTGCTGGGATACCTGGCAAGTGTAGAACGTGAGTCAGATCACCCACTTGCAAAGGCTGTTATAAAAGACATCGGCGAGATTACTACCTATCCAGTAGAAGAAACAGAGGTGGTTAGAGGCAGCGGAATTGTCGCAAAGGTAAATGGCCGTCGCGTGGCAGTAGGAAATGTCACTTTAATGGAAAGAGAAAAAATTGAATTTAGCCAAAAAGCAAAATTAGATCTTAAGCGTTTTGAGGAAAATGGAAACTCTTTAGTCCTGACTGCAATCGATGGGAAAGTGGAAATCCTGATGGGCATTCGTGACCAAATCCGTGCAGGTGTGAGTGAAGAACTTCAAACATTTAAGGATTCAGGAGTGAAAAACCTCGTGGTCCTCTCGGGAGACAACCAAGGAACAGTTGATTTAGTTGCTCGTGAACTTAGGCTTACTGAAGCACATGGACATATGTTGCCAGAAGATAAATCCGCGTATATCAAAAAAATGCAAACAGAAGGACACATCGTTGCTTTTGTTGGTGATGGGGTCAACGACAGCCCTTCACTAGCCCTCGCAAATATCGGCATCGCAATGGGCAGCGGAACAGATGTTGCGATTGAAACATCTGACGTAGTCTTGATGAATTCCAACTTCAGTAACTTATCACATGCTTTAGGGTTAACAAAGGCAACTGCAAGCAACATGAAACAAAATATCGCTATTGCTGTAGGTGTGGTATTAGTTTTACTTGTTAGCGTATTCTTTAGTGAATGGATGAACATTTCCATCGGCATGTTGGTTCATGAAGCTAGTATCCTCGTAGTGATCGTGAACGGCATGAGATTGCTGAGATATCGATTGGGAGGAAAAAGGACTGTTGGAGAAGCCTAA
- the glmS gene encoding glutamine--fructose-6-phosphate transaminase (isomerizing) — protein sequence MCGIVGYIGSQDSKEILLKGLEKLEYRGYDSAGIAVMNENGVSVFKEKGRIADLRKIVDLGVEANAGIGHTRWATHGAPSKRNAHPHQSNASRFTLVHNGVIENYEELKREYLIDVKLDSDTDTEVIVQMVELFAKDGLTALESFRKVLGLLKGSYALGLLDSEDKETIYVAKNKSPLLVGLGDGFNVVASDAMAMLQVTDQYVELMDKEIVIVKKDSVEIQTLEGETISRNPYKAELDASDIEKGTYPHYMLKEIDEQPLVMRKIIQKYQNDNGELSIDEDIVKAIKQSDRIYIIAAGTSYHAGLVGKQLIETLAKVPVEVHISSEFGYNMPLLSEKPLFVFISQSGETADSRAVLVQIKEMGHPALTITNVPGSTLSREADFTLLLHAGPEIAVASTKAYTAQLAVLAILAEVTAKSRGLEIGFDLVKELGIVANAMEVLCDTKEIIEHISREFLTVTRNAFFIGRAVDYYVGMEGALKLKEISYIQAEGFAGGELKHGTIALIEEGTPVIALATQEKVNLSIRGNVKEVAARGANPCIISMKGLETDEDSFVIPAVHDMLTPLVSVIPLQLLAYYAALHRDCDVDKPRNLAKSVTVE from the coding sequence ATGTGTGGAATCGTTGGATATATCGGAAGTCAGGATTCAAAAGAGATATTGCTTAAAGGCCTTGAGAAGCTTGAATATCGCGGGTATGACTCTGCCGGGATTGCTGTAATGAACGAAAACGGGGTTAGCGTGTTTAAGGAGAAAGGGCGAATTGCAGATCTCCGCAAAATTGTTGATCTAGGCGTTGAAGCAAACGCAGGGATTGGCCACACTCGTTGGGCTACCCACGGAGCACCCAGCAAAAGAAATGCACACCCTCATCAAAGTAACGCATCAAGGTTCACACTTGTTCATAATGGTGTAATAGAAAACTATGAAGAGCTAAAACGTGAATATTTGATTGATGTTAAGCTCGATAGTGATACTGATACAGAAGTTATTGTCCAGATGGTTGAGCTTTTTGCAAAGGATGGACTGACGGCTCTTGAATCCTTCCGTAAAGTATTGGGCCTGCTTAAAGGCTCATATGCACTGGGACTTCTCGACAGTGAGGATAAGGAAACAATTTATGTAGCGAAAAATAAAAGCCCGCTCCTTGTTGGACTTGGCGATGGGTTTAACGTAGTTGCCAGCGATGCGATGGCAATGCTTCAGGTGACTGACCAGTACGTTGAACTTATGGATAAAGAAATCGTGATTGTAAAAAAGGATTCTGTTGAAATTCAGACTCTTGAGGGTGAAACAATTAGCCGCAATCCATATAAGGCGGAACTTGACGCAAGTGATATTGAAAAAGGCACATACCCTCACTATATGCTCAAGGAAATTGATGAGCAGCCGCTTGTCATGCGTAAAATCATTCAGAAGTACCAAAATGATAACGGCGAATTGTCTATTGATGAGGATATTGTTAAGGCAATCAAGCAATCCGATAGGATTTATATTATTGCAGCTGGGACTTCTTATCATGCAGGCCTTGTAGGAAAACAATTAATTGAAACACTTGCCAAAGTACCGGTTGAGGTTCATATCTCAAGCGAATTTGGCTATAATATGCCGCTTCTTTCGGAAAAGCCTTTGTTTGTATTTATTTCGCAGAGCGGTGAAACAGCAGACAGCCGTGCTGTGCTTGTCCAGATAAAAGAAATGGGCCATCCTGCACTTACCATTACAAATGTTCCGGGCTCCACCCTATCCCGGGAAGCAGATTTCACATTGCTGCTTCATGCCGGCCCGGAGATTGCAGTAGCTTCAACGAAGGCTTATACCGCCCAGTTGGCTGTACTTGCAATTTTAGCCGAAGTAACCGCGAAGAGCCGCGGTCTTGAAATAGGATTTGACCTTGTCAAGGAATTAGGAATTGTTGCAAATGCAATGGAAGTACTGTGTGATACCAAAGAAATCATTGAGCACATTTCCCGTGAATTCCTGACTGTTACTCGCAACGCCTTTTTTATCGGAAGGGCAGTCGATTATTATGTCGGCATGGAAGGTGCGCTTAAGCTGAAGGAAATTTCATATATCCAGGCTGAAGGATTCGCCGGTGGTGAGTTGAAACACGGCACCATTGCGCTAATTGAAGAAGGAACTCCTGTCATTGCCCTTGCAACTCAGGAAAAAGTAAACTTAAGCATCCGGGGAAATGTTAAAGAGGTTGCTGCACGTGGTGCGAACCCTTGTATCATCTCCATGAAGGGCCTTGAAACAGATGAAGATAGCTTCGTAATTCCAGCTGTCCATGATATGCTGACACCACTTGTTTCTGTCATTCCGCTCCAGCTGCTTGCATACTACGCAGCCCTGCACCGCGACTGTGACGTAGATAAGCCAAGAAACTTGGCGAAATCTGTTACTGTGGAATAA
- a CDS encoding L-cystine transporter: MNTLFVIVNVAVLLLLMYGLLVMQKKHVSFSKRVFTGLGLGVVFGTAIHLLYGTASEVTTVTMGWLSIVGTGYVKLLQMIVMPLIFISVVGAFTKLKLTKNIGRISFLVIGLLLGTTAISAAIGIGSALGFGLEGAQLTEGEAEAARNELLKERVVTVENMTIPQQILEMFPGNPFADLTGARATSTIGVVLFAAFIGVAYLGIRGKEPERAEFFAKIIDTLYSIIMRVVTLILRLTPYGILAIIAKAAATSDYAAIVNLGKFVIASYVALILMFIVHLALLALAKVSPALYVKKGLPTLSFAFSSRSSAGTLPLTLKTQTKDFGVSEGIANFSGSFGLTIGQNGCAGIYPAMLAVMVAPAAGIDPTSISFIVTLILVVTISSFGVAGVGGGATFAALIVLSVMNLPVAIVGLLISVEPLIDMGRTALNVSGAMTSGVLTSKVTGELDENVYSRPTVAEA, encoded by the coding sequence ATGAATACGTTATTTGTTATCGTGAATGTTGCGGTTCTCTTATTGCTAATGTACGGGCTTTTAGTAATGCAAAAAAAGCATGTTTCTTTTTCAAAGCGTGTATTTACGGGTTTGGGATTAGGGGTTGTATTCGGAACAGCGATTCACTTACTTTATGGTACAGCATCAGAGGTTACAACAGTAACAATGGGCTGGCTATCAATCGTTGGTACAGGTTATGTTAAACTGCTGCAAATGATTGTAATGCCGCTTATTTTCATTTCGGTCGTCGGTGCATTTACAAAACTCAAATTAACTAAAAATATTGGTAGGATCAGCTTCCTGGTTATTGGTCTGCTATTGGGTACGACAGCAATATCAGCAGCAATTGGTATTGGATCTGCCTTGGGATTTGGCCTTGAAGGGGCCCAATTAACTGAGGGAGAAGCTGAAGCGGCACGTAATGAACTATTGAAGGAAAGGGTCGTCACTGTAGAAAATATGACCATCCCCCAGCAAATCCTTGAAATGTTCCCGGGAAATCCATTTGCTGACCTGACTGGGGCAAGGGCGACTTCAACTATTGGGGTCGTGCTATTTGCAGCGTTTATTGGAGTTGCTTATCTTGGGATTAGGGGGAAAGAACCGGAACGCGCAGAGTTTTTTGCAAAAATAATTGATACACTTTATTCGATTATCATGAGGGTTGTTACATTAATCTTAAGGCTTACACCGTACGGTATCCTTGCAATTATTGCAAAGGCCGCAGCGACAAGTGATTATGCCGCGATTGTTAATTTGGGCAAGTTTGTAATCGCATCCTATGTTGCACTTATTCTTATGTTTATTGTTCATTTGGCACTCTTGGCACTAGCTAAGGTTAGTCCGGCCCTTTATGTAAAAAAAGGATTACCCACTTTATCGTTTGCCTTTTCATCCCGTTCAAGCGCGGGTACATTGCCGTTAACTCTTAAGACACAGACAAAGGATTTTGGTGTCTCGGAGGGAATTGCCAATTTTTCCGGCTCATTTGGACTCACCATCGGCCAAAATGGGTGCGCGGGTATTTATCCGGCAATGCTTGCTGTCATGGTGGCCCCTGCAGCAGGGATTGATCCGACTAGCATTTCCTTTATTGTGACACTGATTCTGGTAGTGACAATCAGTTCTTTCGGTGTAGCTGGTGTTGGTGGAGGTGCTACATTTGCTGCATTGATCGTCCTTTCGGTCATGAACCTTCCAGTCGCCATTGTCGGCCTTCTAATTTCGGTTGAGCCTTTGATCGATATGGGAAGGACCGCGCTAAATGTAAGTGGTGCAATGACATCAGGAGTACTTACAAGTAAAGTGACAGGTGAGCTGGATGAAAATGTCTACAGTCGGCCTACCGTTGCAGAGGCATAA
- the glmM gene encoding phosphoglucosamine mutase: MGKYFGTDGVRGVANSELTPELAFRLGRFGGFVLTKDKDRPKVIIGRDTRISGHMLEGALVAGLLSIGAEVMRLGVISTPGVAFLTKALGAQAGVMISASHNPVQDNGIKFFGPDGFKLSDEQEAEIEKLMDLPSDELPRPVGGELGQVNDYFEGGQKYLQYLKQTVDEDFSGIHVALDCAHGATSSLATHLFADLDADISTMGASPNGLNINAGVGSTHPEALAAFVKEKGADIGLAFDGDGDRMIAIDENGEVVDGDQILYICGKYLKEQNRLKHSTVVSTVMSNLGFYKALEKNGIQSAQTAVGDRYVVEEMKKNGFNLGGEQSGHIIFLDYNTTGDGLLTGLQLVNIMKTTKKPLSELANEFKKFPQLLVNVRVTDKHHVTDNEKVKAIIEEVEKEMAGDGRILVRPSGTEPLVRVMAEAPTEEQCSNYVNRIVKVVKEEMGLEE; encoded by the coding sequence AGTGCGCGGAGTCGCAAATAGTGAACTGACACCTGAATTGGCGTTTAGATTGGGACGCTTTGGAGGTTTTGTCCTTACTAAGGATAAGGACCGCCCGAAAGTAATTATTGGGCGGGATACCAGAATTTCCGGGCATATGCTTGAAGGAGCACTGGTTGCCGGACTTCTTTCAATAGGTGCGGAGGTAATGAGACTTGGCGTTATATCGACACCAGGAGTAGCATTCTTGACAAAGGCACTTGGAGCCCAGGCTGGAGTTATGATTTCTGCCTCGCACAACCCTGTTCAGGATAATGGAATTAAATTTTTTGGCCCCGATGGATTTAAGCTTTCAGACGAACAAGAAGCTGAAATTGAGAAACTGATGGATCTACCTTCTGATGAGCTTCCTCGTCCTGTAGGAGGGGAATTGGGCCAGGTAAATGATTATTTTGAAGGCGGCCAAAAATACCTTCAATATTTGAAACAAACAGTAGATGAAGACTTTTCGGGAATTCATGTTGCCTTGGATTGTGCCCATGGTGCAACCTCATCACTTGCTACTCATTTGTTTGCAGACTTGGATGCCGATATTTCCACCATGGGGGCATCTCCTAATGGCTTGAATATAAACGCCGGAGTTGGCTCAACTCACCCTGAAGCACTGGCTGCATTTGTCAAAGAAAAGGGAGCGGATATCGGCCTTGCTTTCGATGGCGATGGAGACAGAATGATTGCAATTGATGAAAATGGTGAAGTCGTTGATGGGGACCAAATTCTTTATATTTGTGGAAAGTATTTGAAAGAACAAAACAGGCTGAAGCATTCCACGGTTGTTTCTACTGTCATGAGTAACCTCGGATTTTATAAAGCTCTTGAAAAGAATGGCATCCAAAGTGCTCAAACAGCTGTAGGAGACCGATATGTTGTCGAAGAAATGAAGAAAAATGGCTTTAATCTTGGCGGAGAGCAATCAGGCCATATTATTTTCCTTGATTACAATACAACTGGAGATGGGCTGTTAACCGGCCTACAGCTTGTAAATATTATGAAAACCACAAAAAAGCCTTTATCTGAGCTCGCGAATGAGTTTAAGAAGTTTCCACAGCTGCTTGTTAATGTTAGAGTAACAGACAAGCATCATGTTACAGATAATGAGAAGGTAAAAGCCATAATTGAAGAGGTAGAAAAAGAAATGGCAGGTGACGGCCGGATTCTTGTTCGCCCTTCTGGTACAGAGCCGCTCGTCCGAGTAATGGCTGAAGCTCCAACCGAGGAGCAATGCTCTAATTATGTGAATAGAATTGTTAAGGTAGTAAAAGAGGAAATGGGATTAGAAGAATAA